A stretch of the Ostrea edulis chromosome 9, xbOstEdul1.1, whole genome shotgun sequence genome encodes the following:
- the LOC125657864 gene encoding uncharacterized protein LOC125657864 isoform X1: MEGRYKPSFDDQFSRQIVQEMKELPLYTYEDSFDNVGNYPYRMISQPDDGAYISQIFTNTIARASGYWLDHQLRVKYTNDNLSELEPDPEEDYADTCCDKKERKTIVLITLGILFVAVAGGALMVYISLLSPFTDNNEAKKCEQFPPMFGNKCEFRCHCSNSSEVCDKNFGICQSGCIDGWQGNNCQIITSVFDKSAIFADLPSTHLVQCTINKLWYNWSSVYLTVYNTTETNILINVSQGGEISASDERLNATLSRATGTEADNVTFKFLFGEDDCDLAGMYRCQFDMLGNFNTSYANLSISVQGKSSNLQISTKNVYFKGSTDSINCTLQLADSNADVILTFMDKDNNTLSSTTADEQIVYPEAKCTNLTTFIYNFNATQELNQSRAKCTLRSEANGIVLESNDSVINIVSRSVSVVAVMEPKSLEIVAGKTGELNCFVNVSSYQWTAIHLDFQNESLTRRIVTVNNNTIISYHDQVNASSSIDSEYVNVTFIFNPLTSTDGCSLSGSYTCLIDLVDIYIATESNNTAVIFTALPSDVEMYLNPLYVYGNEDTVNCSANFAIRPTSELLLEVCLNTSNFIAIENYTTTKQLLQQRQLKDGNCTQGMYLTNSIVFNHDMNVSVRCKATDSYLNTTIVTDCIKPNISTVSVVAVMEPKSLEIVAGKTGELTCFVNMSSYQWTAIHLDFQNESLTRRIVTVNNNTIISYHDQVNASSSIDSAYVNVTFILNPLTSTDGCSLSGSYTCLIDLVDKYIATESDSSAVIFTVLPSDVEMYLNPSYVYGNEDTVNCSANFAIRPTSELLLEVCLNTSNFIAIENYTTKQLLQQRQLEDGNCTQGMYLTNSIVFNHDMNVSVRCKATDSYLNTTIVTDCIKPNISTVSVVAVMEPKSLEIVAGKTGELTCFVNMSSYQWTAIHLDFQNESLTRRIVTVNNNTIISYHDQVNASSSIDSAYVNVTFILNPLTSTDGCSLSGSYTCLIDLVDKYIATESDSSAVIFTVLPSDVEMYLNPSYVYGNEDTVNCSANFAIRPTSELLLEVCLNTSNFIAIENYTTTKQLLQQRQLEDGNCTQGMYLTNSIVFNHDMNVSVRCKATDSYLNTTIVTDCIKPNISTVSVVAVMEPKSLEIVAGKTGELTCFVNMSSYQWTAIHLDFQNESLTRRIVTVNNNTIISYHDQVNASSSIDSAYVNVTFILNPLTSTDGCSLSGSYTCLIDLVDKYIATESNSSAVIFTVLPSDVEMYLNPSYVYGNEDTVNCSANFAIRPTSELLLEVCLNTSNFIAIENYTTTKQLLQQRQLEDGNCTQGMYLTNSIVFNHDMNVSVRCKATDSYLNTTIVTDCIKPNISTVSVVAVMEPKSLEIVAGKTGELTCFVNMSSYQWTAIHLDFQNESLTRRIVTVNNNTIISYHDQVNASSSIDSAYVNVTFTLNPLTSTDGCSLSGSYTCLIDLVDKYIATESNSSAVIFTALPSDVEMYLNPSYVYGNEDTVNCSANFAIRPTSELLLEVCLNTSNFIAIENYTTTKQLLQQRQLEDGNCTQGMYLTNSIVFNHDMNVSVRCKATDSYLNTTIVTDCIKPNISTVSVVAVMEPKSLEIVTEKTGELTCFVNVSSYQWTAIHLDFQNESLTRRIVTVNNNTIISDDDQVNASSSIDSAYVNVTFILNPLTSADGCSLSGSYTCLIDLVDKHIATESDSSAVTFTAPLSAIVISADSSYVSGSNSTINCTVDLGDRSNTDVKLEGCQGGTHVDLRQIGIATQDILYLNDDQGVNCTNQIIYRYHLTFMDINNNMLVRCHSNDNLYNSSISTKCVSINITLVQANMEPTLLYGEWSSKATFECKIPLSEIYFSTFQFFNDSTSPLLSITAENNFTIPPQNERISAVYTSSPLENYRAVNITFDLRPGDDLCNLIASYLCRVKSFNESLILPTDDEGQLIIAAPPSNVSIEIKQMYVIGGINETINCTAIINLNTTKLSLHYNINGSFTTAPQNITQTIVESEMTDDCRHRVRVVNFFAPNLSLEGFIVVCLASDVVFGNGFRSKEETLNMFNLP; encoded by the exons ATAATGAAGCAAAAAAATGTGAACAATTTCCACCAATGTTTGGAAATAAATGTGAATTTAGATGCCACTGCTCTAATTCAAGCGAAGTTTGTGATAAAAATTTCGGGATTTGTCAAAGTGGGTGCATTGATGGATGGCAGGGGAACAATTGCCAGATAA TTACTTCTGTATTTGATAAGTCAGCCATCTTCGCCGATTTACCTTCTACACACTTAGTTCAATGCACTATTAACAAACTTTGGTACAACTGGAGTAGCGTGTATCTGACTGTCTACAACACAACAGAGACAAACATTCTTATCAATGTGTCTCAAGGTGGCGAGATCTCGGCATCAGACGAGAGGTTGAACGCTACGTTAAGCAGAGCAACTGGGACTGAGGCAGATaatgttacatttaaatttctcTTTGGGGAAGACGACTGTGACTTGGCGGGAATGTATAGGTGCCAGTTTGATATGCTGGGAAACTTCAATACATCGTATGCCAATTTGTCCATTTCTGTACAAG GAAAGTCCTCAAATCTTCAGATATCGACAAAAAACGTATACTTTAAAGGATCTACAGACAGCATAAACTGCACTCTACAACTAGCAGATTCCAATGCAGATGTCATTCTTACCTTTATGGATAAAGATAATAATACTTTGAGTTCGACAACTGCTGATGAACAAATTGTATACCCTGAAGCGAAATGCACCAACCTGACAACGTTTATTTACAACTTTAACGCCACACAAGAGCTGAATCAATCGAGGGCTAAGTGTACTTTGCGAAGTGAAGCAAATGGAATTGTTTTGGAATCCAACGACTCAGTTATCAATATTGTTTCTAGATCTGTTTCTG TGGTTGCTGTGATGGAACCTAAAAGCCTTGAAATTGTGGCTGGAAAAACGGGTGAATTGAATTGCTTTGTCAATGTGAGTAGCTATCAATGGACGGCCATTCATTTAGACTTTCAAAACGAATCCCTCACTCGAAGAATTGTCACAGTGAATAACAACACAATAATTTCTTATCATGACCAAGTGAACGCATCTTCGAGCATAGATTCCGAATATGTGAATGTTACTTTCATCTTCAATCCACTAACGTCGACGGATGGTTGTTCTCTCTCTGGTAGCTACACGTGCTTAATAGATTTGGTGGATATATATATTGCAACTGAAAGCAATAATACTGCAGTCATTTTCACAG CGCTGCCTTCTGATGTTGAGATGTACTTGAATCCATTGTATGTGTATGGAAATGAAGATACGGTAAACTGTTCAGCTAATTTCGCCATTCGGCCAACGTCGGAATTATTGTTGGAGGTTTGTCTGAACACGTCTAATTTCATAGCGATCGAAAATTATACGACAACAAAACAGCTGTTACAACAAAGACAGTTAAAGGATGGAAACTGCACACAGGGAATGTATCTGACCAACAGTATTGTTTTTAATCATGACATGAATGTGTCAGTGCGATGTAAGGCCACCGATTCTTACTTAAACACCACAATAGTTACTGACTGTATTAAGCCGAACATCTCAACGGTTTCCG TGGTTGCTGTGATGGAACCTAAAAGCCTTGAAATTGTGGCTGGAAAAACGGGTGAATTGACTTGCTTTGTCAATATGAGTAGCTATCAATGGACGGCCATTCATTTGGACTTTCAAAACGAATCCCTCACACGAAGAATTGTAACAGTGAATAACAACACGATAATTTCTTATCATGACCAAGTGAACGCATCTTCGAGCATAGATTCCGCATATGTGAATGTTACTTTCATCTTGAATCCACTGACGTCGACGGATGGTTGTTCTCTCTCTGGTAGCTACACGTGCTTAATAGATTTGGTGGACAAATATATTGCAACTGAAAGCGATAGTAGTGCTGTCATTTTCACAG tgctGCCTTCTGATGTTGAGATGTACTTGAATCCATCGTATGTGTATGGAAATGAAGATACGGTAAACTGTTCAGCTAATTTCGCCATTCGGCCAACGTCGGAATTATTGTTGGAGGTTTGTCTGAACACGTCTAATTTCATAGCGATCGAAAATTATACAACAAAACAGCTGTTACAACAAAGACAGTTAGAGGATGGAAACTGCACACAGGGAATGTATCTGACCAACAGTATTGTTTTTAATCATGACATGAATGTGTCAGTGCGATGTAAGGCCACCGATTCTTACTTAAACACCACAATAGTTACTGACTGTATTAAGCCGAACATCTCAACGGTTTCCG TGGTTGCTGTGATGGAACCTAAAAGCCTTGAAATTGTGGCTGGAAAAACGGGTGAATTGACTTGCTTTGTCAATATGAGTAGCTATCAATGGACGGCCATTCATTTGGACTTTCAAAACGAATCCCTCACACGAAGAATTGTAACAGTGAATAACAACACGATAATTTCTTATCATGACCAAGTGAACGCATCTTCGAGCATAGATTCCGCATATGTGAATGTTACTTTCATCTTGAATCCACTGACGTCGACGGATGGTTGTTCTCTCTCTGGTAGCTACACGTGCTTAATAGATTTGGTGGACAAATATATTGCAACTGAAAGCGATAGTAGTGCTGTCATTTTCACAG tgctGCCTTCTGATGTTGAGATGTACTTGAATCCATCGTATGTGTATGGAAATGAAGATACGGTAAACTGTTCAGCTAATTTCGCCATTCGGCCAACGTCGGAATTATTGTTGGAGGTTTGTCTGAACACGTCTAATTTCATAGCGATCGAAAATTATACGACAACAAAACAGCTGTTACAACAAAGACAGTTAGAGGATGGAAACTGCACACAGGGAATGTATCTGACCAACAGTATTGTTTTTAATCATGACATGAATGTGTCAGTGCGATGTAAGGCCACCGATTCTTACTTAAACACCACAATAGTTACTGACTGTATTAAGCCGAACATCTCAACGGTTTCCG TGGTTGCTGTGATGGAACCTAAAAGCCTTGAAATTGTGGCTGGAAAAACGGGTGAATTGACTTGCTTTGTCAATATGAGTAGCTATCAATGGACGGCCATTCATTTGGACTTTCAAAACGAATCCCTCACACGAAGAATTGTAACAGTGAATAACAACACGATAATTTCTTATCATGACCAAGTGAACGCATCTTCGAGCATAGATTCCGCATATGTGAATGTTACTTTCATCTTGAATCCACTGACGTCGACGGATGGTTGTTCTCTCTCTGGTAGCTACACGTGCTTAATAGATTTGGTGGACAAATATATTGCAACTGAAAGCAATAGTAGTGCTGTCATTTTCACAG tgctGCCTTCTGATGTTGAGATGTACTTGAATCCATCGTATGTGTATGGAAATGAAGATACGGTAAACTGTTCAGCTAATTTCGCCATTCGGCCAACGTCGGAATTATTGTTGGAGGTTTGTCTGAACACGTCTAATTTCATAGCGATCGAAAATTATACGACAACAAAACAGCTGTTACAACAAAGACAGTTAGAGGATGGAAACTGCACACAGGGAATGTATCTGACCAACAGTATTGTTTTTAATCATGACATGAATGTGTCAGTGCGATGTAAGGCCACCGATTCTTACTTAAACACCACAATAGTTACTGACTGTATTAAGCCGAACATCTCAACGGTTTCCG TGGTTGCTGTGATGGAACCTAAAAGCCTTGAAATTGTGGCTGGAAAAACGGGTGAATTGACTTGCTTTGTCAATATGAGTAGCTATCAATGGACGGCCATTCATTTGGACTTTCAAAACGAATCCCTCACACGAAGAATTGTAACAGTGAATAACAACACGATAATTTCTTATCATGACCAAGTGAACGCATCTTCGAGCATAGATTCCGCATATGTGAATGTTACTTTCACCTTGAATCCACTGACGTCGACGGATGGTTGTTCTCTCTCTGGTAGCTACACGTGCTTAATAGATTTGGTGGACAAATATATTGCAACTGAAAGCAATAGTAGTGCTGTCATTTTCACAG CGCTGCCTTCTGATGTTGAGATGTACTTGAATCCATCGTATGTGTATGGAAATGAAGATACGGTAAACTGTTCAGCTAATTTCGCCATTCGGCCAACGTCGGAATTATTGTTGGAGGTTTGTCTGAACACGTCTAATTTCATAGCGATCGAAAATTATACGACAACAAAACAGCTGTTACAACAAAGACAGTTAGAGGATGGAAACTGCACACAGGGAATGTATCTGACCAACAGTATTGTTTTTAATCATGACATGAATGTGTCAGTGCGATGTAAGGCCACCGATTCTTACTTAAACACCACAATAGTTACTGACTGTATTAAGCCGAACATCTCAACGGTTTCGG TGGTTGCTGTGATGGAACCTAAAAGCCTTGAAATTGTGACCGAAAAAACGGGTGAATTGACTTGCTTTGTCAATGTGAGTAGCTATCAATGGACGGCCATTCATTTAGACTTTCAAAACGAATCCCTCACTCGAAGAATTGTAACAGTGAATAACAACACGATAATTTCTGATGATGACCAAGTGAACGCATCTTCGAGCATAGATTCCGCATATGTGAATGTTACTTTCATCTTGAATCCACTGACGTCGGCGGATGGTTGTTCTCTCTCTGGTAGCTACACGTGCTTAATAGATTTGGTGGACAAACATATTGCAACTGAAAGCGATAGTAGTGCTGTCACTTTCACAG CTCCTTTGTCTGCTATTGTAATATCTGCTGATTCTTCATACGTCAGTGGATCCAATTCAACGATCAACTGTACAGTTGACCTTGGTGATAGGTCAAACACGGATGTGAAATTAGAAGGTTGTCAAGGAGGAACGCACGTGGACTTACGGCAAATAGGAATAGCAACTCAGGACATACTGTACCTCAATGATGATCAAGGAGTCAATTgtacaaatcaaataatttatcGATATCACCTAACATTTATGGACATCAACAACAACATGTTAGTCCGCTGTCATAGCAACGATAATCTCTACAACAGCAGCATATCAACAAAATGTGTGTCAATAAATATCACACTAG TTCAAGCTAACATGGAACCAACATTATTATACGGAGAGTGGAGTTCCAAAGCAACCTTTGAATGCAAAATTCCTCTCTCTGAAATTTACTTCTCCACATTCCAATTTTTTAACGATTCTACTTCTCCCTTGCTCTCCATCACCGcagaaaataattttacaaTTCCACCACAAAACGAACGAATCTCAGCGGTATATACCAGTTCACCACTAGAAAACTACAGAGCGGTAAATATTACATTTGACCTTCGACCTGGTGATGATCTGTGCAATTTGATTGCTTCTTACCTCTGTAGGGTAAAATCCTTCAACGAGAGTTTGATTCTTCCTACAGACGACGAAGGCCAATTGATCATAGCAG CTCCTCCATCCAACGTTTCCATTGAAATCAAACAGATGTATGTCATTGGCGGAATAAATGAAACCATCAACTGCACAGCAATAATTAACCTAAACACAACTAAATTATCACTACACTACAACATCAATGGGAGTTTTACAACCGCCCCACAAAACATTACCCAGACGATTGTCGAATCTGAAATGACAGACGACTGCAGACATCGAGTTCGTGTCGTAAACTTCTTTGCTCCTAATCTTAGCTTGGAAGGGTTTATCGTGGTTTGCTTGGCAAGCGATGTGGTATTTGGTAACGGGTTTCGTTCTAAAGAAGAAACACTAAATATGTTTAACTTGCCATAA
- the LOC125657864 gene encoding uncharacterized protein LOC125657864 isoform X2, with amino-acid sequence MEGRYKPSFDDQFSRQIVQEMKELPLYTYEDSFDNVGNYPYRMISQPDDGAYISQIFTNTIARASGYWLDHQLRVKYTNDNLSELEPDPEEDYADTCCDKKERKTIVLITLGILFVAVAGGALMVYISLLSPFTDNNEAKKCEQFPPMFGNKCEFRCHCSNSSEVCDKNFGICQSGCIDGWQGNNCQIITSVFDKSAIFADLPSTHLVQCTINKLWYNWSSVYLTVYNTTETNILINVSQGGEISASDERLNATLSRATGTEADNVTFKFLFGEDDCDLAGMYRCQFDMLGNFNTSYANLSISVQGKSSNLQISTKNVYFKGSTDSINCTLQLADSNADVILTFMDKDNNTLSSTTADEQIVYPEAKCTNLTTFIYNFNATQELNQSRAKCTLRSEANGIVLESNDSVINIVSRSVSVVAVMEPKSLEIVAGKTGELNCFVNVSSYQWTAIHLDFQNESLTRRIVTVNNNTIISYHDQVNASSSIDSEYVNVTFIFNPLTSTDGCSLSGSYTCLIDLVDIYIATESNNTAVIFTALPSDVEMYLNPLYVYGNEDTVNCSANFAIRPTSELLLEVCLNTSNFIAIENYTTTKQLLQQRQLKDGNCTQGMYLTNSIVFNHDMNVSVRCKATDSYLNTTIVTDCIKPNISTVSVVAVMEPKSLEIVAGKTGELTCFVNMSSYQWTAIHLDFQNESLTRRIVTVNNNTIISYHDQVNASSSIDSAYVNVTFILNPLTSTDGCSLSGSYTCLIDLVDKYIATESDSSAVIFTVLPSDVEMYLNPSYVYGNEDTVNCSANFAIRPTSELLLEVCLNTSNFIAIENYTTKQLLQQRQLEDGNCTQGMYLTNSIVFNHDMNVSVRCKATDSYLNTTIVTDCIKPNISTVSVVAVMEPKSLEIVAGKTGELTCFVNMSSYQWTAIHLDFQNESLTRRIVTVNNNTIISYHDQVNASSSIDSAYVNVTFILNPLTSTDGCSLSGSYTCLIDLVDKYIATESDSSAVIFTVLPSDVEMYLNPSYVYGNEDTVNCSANFAIRPTSELLLEVCLNTSNFIAIENYTTTKQLLQQRQLEDGNCTQGMYLTNSIVFNHDMNVSVRCKATDSYLNTTIVTDCIKPNISTVSVVAVMEPKSLEIVAGKTGELTCFVNMSSYQWTAIHLDFQNESLTRRIVTVNNNTIISYHDQVNASSSIDSAYVNVTFILNPLTSTDGCSLSGSYTCLIDLVDKYIATESNSSAVIFTVLPSDVEMYLNPSYVYGNEDTVNCSANFAIRPTSELLLEVCLNTSNFIAIENYTTTKQLLQQRQLEDGNCTQGMYLTNSIVFNHDMNVSVRCKATDSYLNTTIVTDCIKPNISTVSVVAVMEPKSLEIVAGKTGELTCFVNMSSYQWTAIHLDFQNESLTRRIVTVNNNTIISYHDQVNASSSIDSAYVNVTFTLNPLTSTDGCSLSGSYTCLIDLVDKYIATESNSSAVIFTALPSDVEMYLNPSYVYGNEDTVNCSANFAIRPTSELLLEVCLNTSNFIAIENYTTTKQLLQQRQLEDGNCTQGMYLTNSIVFNHDMNVSVRCKATDSYLNTTIVTDCIKPNISTVSVVAVMEPKSLEIVTEKTGELTCFVNVSSYQWTAIHLDFQNESLTRRIVTVNNNTIISDDDQVNASSSIDSAYVNVTFILNPLTSADGCSLSGSYTCLIDLVDKHIATESDSSAVTFTVVLKA; translated from the exons ATAATGAAGCAAAAAAATGTGAACAATTTCCACCAATGTTTGGAAATAAATGTGAATTTAGATGCCACTGCTCTAATTCAAGCGAAGTTTGTGATAAAAATTTCGGGATTTGTCAAAGTGGGTGCATTGATGGATGGCAGGGGAACAATTGCCAGATAA TTACTTCTGTATTTGATAAGTCAGCCATCTTCGCCGATTTACCTTCTACACACTTAGTTCAATGCACTATTAACAAACTTTGGTACAACTGGAGTAGCGTGTATCTGACTGTCTACAACACAACAGAGACAAACATTCTTATCAATGTGTCTCAAGGTGGCGAGATCTCGGCATCAGACGAGAGGTTGAACGCTACGTTAAGCAGAGCAACTGGGACTGAGGCAGATaatgttacatttaaatttctcTTTGGGGAAGACGACTGTGACTTGGCGGGAATGTATAGGTGCCAGTTTGATATGCTGGGAAACTTCAATACATCGTATGCCAATTTGTCCATTTCTGTACAAG GAAAGTCCTCAAATCTTCAGATATCGACAAAAAACGTATACTTTAAAGGATCTACAGACAGCATAAACTGCACTCTACAACTAGCAGATTCCAATGCAGATGTCATTCTTACCTTTATGGATAAAGATAATAATACTTTGAGTTCGACAACTGCTGATGAACAAATTGTATACCCTGAAGCGAAATGCACCAACCTGACAACGTTTATTTACAACTTTAACGCCACACAAGAGCTGAATCAATCGAGGGCTAAGTGTACTTTGCGAAGTGAAGCAAATGGAATTGTTTTGGAATCCAACGACTCAGTTATCAATATTGTTTCTAGATCTGTTTCTG TGGTTGCTGTGATGGAACCTAAAAGCCTTGAAATTGTGGCTGGAAAAACGGGTGAATTGAATTGCTTTGTCAATGTGAGTAGCTATCAATGGACGGCCATTCATTTAGACTTTCAAAACGAATCCCTCACTCGAAGAATTGTCACAGTGAATAACAACACAATAATTTCTTATCATGACCAAGTGAACGCATCTTCGAGCATAGATTCCGAATATGTGAATGTTACTTTCATCTTCAATCCACTAACGTCGACGGATGGTTGTTCTCTCTCTGGTAGCTACACGTGCTTAATAGATTTGGTGGATATATATATTGCAACTGAAAGCAATAATACTGCAGTCATTTTCACAG CGCTGCCTTCTGATGTTGAGATGTACTTGAATCCATTGTATGTGTATGGAAATGAAGATACGGTAAACTGTTCAGCTAATTTCGCCATTCGGCCAACGTCGGAATTATTGTTGGAGGTTTGTCTGAACACGTCTAATTTCATAGCGATCGAAAATTATACGACAACAAAACAGCTGTTACAACAAAGACAGTTAAAGGATGGAAACTGCACACAGGGAATGTATCTGACCAACAGTATTGTTTTTAATCATGACATGAATGTGTCAGTGCGATGTAAGGCCACCGATTCTTACTTAAACACCACAATAGTTACTGACTGTATTAAGCCGAACATCTCAACGGTTTCCG TGGTTGCTGTGATGGAACCTAAAAGCCTTGAAATTGTGGCTGGAAAAACGGGTGAATTGACTTGCTTTGTCAATATGAGTAGCTATCAATGGACGGCCATTCATTTGGACTTTCAAAACGAATCCCTCACACGAAGAATTGTAACAGTGAATAACAACACGATAATTTCTTATCATGACCAAGTGAACGCATCTTCGAGCATAGATTCCGCATATGTGAATGTTACTTTCATCTTGAATCCACTGACGTCGACGGATGGTTGTTCTCTCTCTGGTAGCTACACGTGCTTAATAGATTTGGTGGACAAATATATTGCAACTGAAAGCGATAGTAGTGCTGTCATTTTCACAG tgctGCCTTCTGATGTTGAGATGTACTTGAATCCATCGTATGTGTATGGAAATGAAGATACGGTAAACTGTTCAGCTAATTTCGCCATTCGGCCAACGTCGGAATTATTGTTGGAGGTTTGTCTGAACACGTCTAATTTCATAGCGATCGAAAATTATACAACAAAACAGCTGTTACAACAAAGACAGTTAGAGGATGGAAACTGCACACAGGGAATGTATCTGACCAACAGTATTGTTTTTAATCATGACATGAATGTGTCAGTGCGATGTAAGGCCACCGATTCTTACTTAAACACCACAATAGTTACTGACTGTATTAAGCCGAACATCTCAACGGTTTCCG TGGTTGCTGTGATGGAACCTAAAAGCCTTGAAATTGTGGCTGGAAAAACGGGTGAATTGACTTGCTTTGTCAATATGAGTAGCTATCAATGGACGGCCATTCATTTGGACTTTCAAAACGAATCCCTCACACGAAGAATTGTAACAGTGAATAACAACACGATAATTTCTTATCATGACCAAGTGAACGCATCTTCGAGCATAGATTCCGCATATGTGAATGTTACTTTCATCTTGAATCCACTGACGTCGACGGATGGTTGTTCTCTCTCTGGTAGCTACACGTGCTTAATAGATTTGGTGGACAAATATATTGCAACTGAAAGCGATAGTAGTGCTGTCATTTTCACAG tgctGCCTTCTGATGTTGAGATGTACTTGAATCCATCGTATGTGTATGGAAATGAAGATACGGTAAACTGTTCAGCTAATTTCGCCATTCGGCCAACGTCGGAATTATTGTTGGAGGTTTGTCTGAACACGTCTAATTTCATAGCGATCGAAAATTATACGACAACAAAACAGCTGTTACAACAAAGACAGTTAGAGGATGGAAACTGCACACAGGGAATGTATCTGACCAACAGTATTGTTTTTAATCATGACATGAATGTGTCAGTGCGATGTAAGGCCACCGATTCTTACTTAAACACCACAATAGTTACTGACTGTATTAAGCCGAACATCTCAACGGTTTCCG TGGTTGCTGTGATGGAACCTAAAAGCCTTGAAATTGTGGCTGGAAAAACGGGTGAATTGACTTGCTTTGTCAATATGAGTAGCTATCAATGGACGGCCATTCATTTGGACTTTCAAAACGAATCCCTCACACGAAGAATTGTAACAGTGAATAACAACACGATAATTTCTTATCATGACCAAGTGAACGCATCTTCGAGCATAGATTCCGCATATGTGAATGTTACTTTCATCTTGAATCCACTGACGTCGACGGATGGTTGTTCTCTCTCTGGTAGCTACACGTGCTTAATAGATTTGGTGGACAAATATATTGCAACTGAAAGCAATAGTAGTGCTGTCATTTTCACAG tgctGCCTTCTGATGTTGAGATGTACTTGAATCCATCGTATGTGTATGGAAATGAAGATACGGTAAACTGTTCAGCTAATTTCGCCATTCGGCCAACGTCGGAATTATTGTTGGAGGTTTGTCTGAACACGTCTAATTTCATAGCGATCGAAAATTATACGACAACAAAACAGCTGTTACAACAAAGACAGTTAGAGGATGGAAACTGCACACAGGGAATGTATCTGACCAACAGTATTGTTTTTAATCATGACATGAATGTGTCAGTGCGATGTAAGGCCACCGATTCTTACTTAAACACCACAATAGTTACTGACTGTATTAAGCCGAACATCTCAACGGTTTCCG TGGTTGCTGTGATGGAACCTAAAAGCCTTGAAATTGTGGCTGGAAAAACGGGTGAATTGACTTGCTTTGTCAATATGAGTAGCTATCAATGGACGGCCATTCATTTGGACTTTCAAAACGAATCCCTCACACGAAGAATTGTAACAGTGAATAACAACACGATAATTTCTTATCATGACCAAGTGAACGCATCTTCGAGCATAGATTCCGCATATGTGAATGTTACTTTCACCTTGAATCCACTGACGTCGACGGATGGTTGTTCTCTCTCTGGTAGCTACACGTGCTTAATAGATTTGGTGGACAAATATATTGCAACTGAAAGCAATAGTAGTGCTGTCATTTTCACAG CGCTGCCTTCTGATGTTGAGATGTACTTGAATCCATCGTATGTGTATGGAAATGAAGATACGGTAAACTGTTCAGCTAATTTCGCCATTCGGCCAACGTCGGAATTATTGTTGGAGGTTTGTCTGAACACGTCTAATTTCATAGCGATCGAAAATTATACGACAACAAAACAGCTGTTACAACAAAGACAGTTAGAGGATGGAAACTGCACACAGGGAATGTATCTGACCAACAGTATTGTTTTTAATCATGACATGAATGTGTCAGTGCGATGTAAGGCCACCGATTCTTACTTAAACACCACAATAGTTACTGACTGTATTAAGCCGAACATCTCAACGGTTTCGG TGGTTGCTGTGATGGAACCTAAAAGCCTTGAAATTGTGACCGAAAAAACGGGTGAATTGACTTGCTTTGTCAATGTGAGTAGCTATCAATGGACGGCCATTCATTTAGACTTTCAAAACGAATCCCTCACTCGAAGAATTGTAACAGTGAATAACAACACGATAATTTCTGATGATGACCAAGTGAACGCATCTTCGAGCATAGATTCCGCATATGTGAATGTTACTTTCATCTTGAATCCACTGACGTCGGCGGATGGTTGTTCTCTCTCTGGTAGCTACACGTGCTTAATAGATTTGGTGGACAAACATATTGCAACTGAAAGCGATAGTAGTGCTGTCACTTTCACAG TTGTCCTTAAAGCCTGA